The proteins below come from a single Beutenbergia cavernae DSM 12333 genomic window:
- a CDS encoding phytoene desaturase family protein: protein MAQRTEVDVVVVGSGPNGLAAAVTMARAGLGVQVLEAEDTLGGGARTLDLQLTDVGVTHDICSAVHPLALASPFFEAFDLPSRGVGLTVPEVAYAQPLDGGRAGVAYHDLERTAVGLGRDGAAWRAFMTPLMRHQREVIAVSLSDKRSIPRELLSPGGIAGALTFGSRLLEQGSRAWNARFSDDEAPALLTGVSAHAIARMPAFAPAGTAIMLASLAHTVGWPLPVGGSQAITDAMLDDLRAHGGDVRTGVRVSDWRELPRARAYLFDTTPRTVLEVWKDRVPTAAASALGRFPHGPGAAKVDFVLDGPVPWTHPEVGAAGTIHVGGTRAQMAAAEEAVHRGRHAAAPMVLASDPSVVVPSREIAGLRPFWTYAHVPAGSTRDVTEDVTAQIERFAPGFRDVVVASRCVPAAEMAQHNANYVGGDIAAGAVTFYRMVARPTLRADPYAVGIPGVYLCSASTTPAPGVHGMNGWYAAGRALRARFGIRRTPDLSPGR from the coding sequence GTGGCCCAGCGCACCGAGGTGGACGTCGTCGTCGTCGGTTCCGGCCCGAACGGCCTCGCCGCCGCCGTCACGATGGCGCGCGCGGGCCTCGGGGTGCAGGTCCTCGAGGCCGAGGACACGCTCGGCGGGGGCGCGCGCACCCTCGACCTGCAGCTGACCGACGTCGGCGTCACGCACGACATCTGCTCAGCCGTCCACCCGCTCGCCCTCGCGAGCCCGTTCTTCGAGGCGTTCGACCTGCCGTCCCGCGGGGTCGGACTCACGGTGCCGGAGGTGGCGTACGCCCAGCCGCTCGACGGCGGCCGCGCGGGCGTCGCCTACCACGACCTCGAGCGCACGGCCGTGGGGCTCGGGCGCGACGGCGCCGCCTGGCGCGCCTTCATGACGCCGCTCATGCGGCACCAGCGGGAGGTGATCGCCGTCTCGCTGAGCGACAAGCGCAGCATCCCGCGCGAGCTCCTCTCGCCGGGCGGGATCGCCGGTGCGCTGACGTTCGGGTCCCGCCTGCTCGAGCAGGGCTCGCGCGCGTGGAACGCGAGGTTCTCGGACGACGAGGCGCCGGCGCTGCTCACCGGCGTCTCCGCCCACGCGATCGCCCGGATGCCCGCGTTCGCGCCCGCCGGAACGGCCATCATGCTGGCGTCGCTGGCGCACACGGTGGGCTGGCCGCTCCCTGTCGGCGGGAGCCAGGCGATCACCGACGCGATGCTCGACGACCTCCGCGCCCACGGCGGCGACGTGCGCACCGGTGTGCGCGTCTCGGACTGGCGGGAGCTGCCGCGCGCCCGGGCCTACCTGTTCGACACCACGCCGCGCACGGTGCTCGAGGTCTGGAAGGACCGGGTGCCCACCGCGGCGGCGTCAGCGCTCGGCCGGTTCCCGCACGGCCCGGGAGCCGCCAAGGTCGACTTCGTGCTCGACGGCCCGGTGCCGTGGACCCACCCGGAGGTCGGCGCGGCCGGCACGATCCACGTCGGTGGGACCCGTGCGCAGATGGCAGCGGCGGAGGAGGCCGTGCACCGGGGCCGGCACGCCGCCGCCCCGATGGTCCTGGCCTCGGACCCGAGCGTCGTCGTCCCCTCCCGCGAGATCGCCGGGCTCCGCCCCTTCTGGACGTACGCGCACGTCCCGGCGGGCTCCACCCGGGACGTCACCGAGGACGTGACCGCCCAGATCGAACGATTCGCGCCCGGGTTCCGCGACGTCGTCGTCGCCTCGCGCTGCGTCCCGGCCGCCGAGATGGCGCAGCACAACGCGAACTACGTGGGCGGCGACATCGCGGCTGGCGCCGTCACGTTCTACCGGATGGTCGCGCGGCCGACGCTGCGGGCGGACCCCTACGCCGTCGGCATCCCCGGCGTGTACCTGTGCTCCGCGTCGACGACGCCGGCGCCCGGCGTGCACGGGATGAACGGCTGGTACGCCGCCGGCCGGGCTCTGCGCGCTCGGTTCGGCATCCGGCGGACGCCGGACCTGTCGCCCGGTCGGTAG
- the mqo gene encoding malate dehydrogenase (quinone) encodes MSASNPGDGPVDVVLIGGGIMSATLAVMITELEPDWRVRVYERLDGVAQESSNPWNNAGTGHAALCELNYTPERPDGSVDISKAVTVNEQFRASREFWNHLVAQGELPATTTFLTSVPHMTFVRGEENVAFLRRRFEALTSHPNFAGMEFSDDPHVIASWAPLLIDSRSPEESVAATRSLEGTDVDFGALTRSLLDVARSRGVEVVTSREVRSVRRRRGGGWRLRLKDLSWNPRQRRTSVDARFVFVGAGGGALRLLQSARIPEIRGYAGFPISGQFMRTRRPEIVAAHHAKVYGKADVGAPPMSVPHLDTRVVDGEPALMFGPYAGFSIRFLKHGALLDAVRTIRPSNLVAMLAVARDNLDLVKYLVGELAASPLAKARTLRAFVPTVDPAHWETITAGQRVQVIKSDPKRGGVLEFGTEVVAAEDGSIAGLLGASPGASTAAHAMASLLQRCFPERAEAWVPQLQAMMPSLAPADSRSLEDDVAALAGSLGARA; translated from the coding sequence GTGAGTGCCTCGAACCCTGGTGACGGACCCGTCGACGTCGTCCTCATCGGAGGCGGCATCATGAGCGCCACGCTCGCGGTGATGATCACCGAGCTCGAGCCCGACTGGCGCGTGCGGGTGTACGAGCGGCTCGACGGCGTCGCGCAGGAGAGCTCCAACCCGTGGAACAACGCGGGCACCGGTCACGCCGCGCTGTGCGAGCTCAACTACACGCCCGAGCGGCCGGACGGCTCCGTCGACATCAGCAAGGCCGTCACGGTCAACGAGCAGTTCCGCGCGTCGCGGGAGTTCTGGAACCACCTCGTCGCGCAGGGGGAGCTGCCCGCGACGACGACGTTCCTCACGTCGGTCCCGCACATGACGTTCGTGCGCGGCGAGGAGAACGTCGCCTTCCTGCGCCGCCGCTTCGAGGCGCTGACGAGCCACCCGAACTTCGCGGGCATGGAGTTCAGCGACGACCCGCACGTCATCGCCTCGTGGGCGCCGCTCCTCATCGACTCCCGGTCGCCGGAGGAGTCGGTGGCAGCGACCCGCTCGCTCGAAGGAACGGATGTCGACTTCGGCGCGCTGACGCGGTCGCTGCTCGACGTCGCCCGGTCCCGCGGCGTGGAGGTCGTCACCTCCCGTGAGGTGCGCTCCGTGCGCCGTCGCCGGGGCGGCGGCTGGCGGCTGCGCCTGAAGGACCTCTCGTGGAACCCGCGCCAGCGGCGGACGAGCGTGGACGCACGGTTCGTGTTCGTCGGAGCGGGAGGTGGCGCGCTCCGGCTCCTGCAGAGCGCGCGCATCCCGGAGATCCGCGGGTACGCGGGCTTCCCGATCAGCGGCCAGTTCATGCGGACCCGCCGCCCGGAGATCGTGGCCGCTCACCACGCGAAGGTCTACGGCAAGGCCGACGTCGGCGCGCCGCCGATGTCCGTGCCGCACCTCGACACGCGCGTCGTCGACGGCGAACCGGCCCTCATGTTCGGCCCGTACGCCGGGTTCTCGATCCGGTTCCTCAAGCACGGCGCGCTGCTCGACGCCGTCCGGACGATCCGGCCGTCGAACCTCGTGGCGATGCTCGCCGTCGCCCGCGACAACCTCGACCTCGTCAAGTACCTCGTGGGCGAGCTGGCGGCGTCGCCGCTGGCGAAGGCCCGGACGCTCCGAGCGTTCGTGCCCACCGTCGACCCGGCGCACTGGGAGACCATCACCGCCGGCCAGCGGGTCCAGGTGATCAAGTCCGACCCGAAGCGCGGGGGCGTGCTCGAGTTCGGGACCGAGGTCGTCGCCGCCGAGGACGGGTCGATCGCCGGGTTGCTCGGGGCCTCCCCGGGCGCGTCGACGGCGGCGCACGCCATGGCGTCGCTGCTCCAGCGGTGCTTCCCGGAGCGGGCCGAGGCCTGGGTGCCGCAGCTGCAGGCGATGATGCCGAGCCTGGCTCCTGCCGACTCCCGGTCGCTCGAGGACGACGTCGCGGCGCTGGCGGGCTCGCTGGGCGCCCGCGCCTGA
- a CDS encoding glycoside hydrolase 15-like protein: MLQRRPRHGRRVPLLALGVVAVAVVAVVATVAVAPGVRWPWEPRFRMPELAGEGLAVVWDASGELTPEPDVAVVPAGDEVTFLPGTHVTDPGAEAPTAVRAAAEEAAAEQRAWLGAGAIPGEGGEYEDMTRDALLDLHLLTHPAGAASGAPIAAPQGPWHYVWPRDAAFVAAAFGRTGHVADAVAALEFLQGVQHEDGSFEARYLTDGSGPPDDRGTQSDSTGWVLWALAEVLQAAPETPAGGTPTRADVLADLGPLLSRTAAYAFTLTDSDDRLPPPSMDYWEHRESGLTLGIAAPVLAGLESLARIRTLAGDDGGAAAAAARATEVRDAVELAFAPDGWPRYLGGGARDAATAFALPPFQPTALAGAEDAWAASIELMQRPAGGLAPGESWRDPYHSWTPQTSLYALAAASNGHDDDARAWLTWLDEHRTATGSIPEKVDANGRPVEVAPLAWSSAVAILAVDALDDASR; encoded by the coding sequence ATGCTCCAGCGGCGACCGCGGCACGGCAGACGCGTGCCTCTGCTCGCGCTCGGCGTGGTCGCGGTCGCGGTCGTCGCCGTCGTCGCTACGGTCGCGGTGGCCCCGGGAGTGCGCTGGCCGTGGGAGCCCCGCTTCCGGATGCCCGAACTGGCCGGCGAGGGCCTCGCCGTGGTGTGGGACGCGAGCGGTGAGCTCACCCCGGAGCCGGACGTCGCCGTCGTCCCGGCCGGCGACGAGGTGACGTTCCTCCCCGGGACGCACGTCACGGATCCCGGGGCGGAGGCACCCACCGCCGTGCGCGCGGCCGCCGAGGAGGCCGCCGCCGAGCAGCGGGCGTGGCTCGGCGCCGGGGCGATCCCGGGCGAGGGCGGCGAGTACGAGGACATGACGCGCGACGCGCTGCTCGACCTGCACCTCCTCACCCACCCGGCCGGTGCGGCGTCCGGCGCGCCGATCGCGGCACCGCAGGGGCCCTGGCACTACGTGTGGCCCAGGGACGCCGCGTTCGTCGCCGCGGCGTTCGGACGCACCGGGCACGTCGCGGACGCCGTCGCCGCCCTGGAGTTCCTGCAGGGCGTGCAGCACGAGGACGGCTCGTTCGAGGCGCGCTACCTCACGGACGGTTCGGGTCCGCCGGACGACCGCGGCACCCAGTCCGACTCCACCGGCTGGGTCCTCTGGGCGCTCGCTGAGGTGCTCCAGGCTGCCCCGGAGACCCCCGCCGGCGGCACACCGACGCGGGCGGACGTGCTCGCGGACCTCGGACCGCTGCTGAGCCGCACCGCCGCCTACGCGTTCACTCTCACGGACTCCGACGACCGCCTGCCCCCGCCGTCGATGGACTACTGGGAGCACCGCGAGTCGGGGCTCACGCTCGGCATCGCCGCCCCGGTGCTCGCCGGGCTCGAGTCGCTCGCGCGGATCCGCACGCTCGCCGGCGACGACGGCGGCGCGGCCGCGGCGGCCGCCCGGGCCACCGAGGTGCGTGACGCCGTCGAGCTGGCCTTCGCGCCCGACGGCTGGCCCCGCTACCTCGGCGGAGGGGCGAGAGACGCGGCGACGGCGTTCGCTCTCCCGCCGTTCCAGCCCACGGCGCTGGCCGGCGCCGAGGACGCCTGGGCGGCGTCGATCGAGCTCATGCAGCGCCCGGCCGGTGGGCTGGCGCCCGGCGAGTCCTGGCGGGACCCCTACCACTCCTGGACGCCGCAGACGTCGCTCTACGCGCTCGCGGCGGCGTCGAACGGGCACGACGACGACGCCCGCGCCTGGCTCACGTGGCTGGACGAGCACCGCACGGCGACCGGATCGATCCCGGAGAAGGTCGACGCGAACGGCCGCCCGGTCGAGGTGGCGCCGCTCGCCTGGAGCTCGGCCGTGGCGATCCTCGCCGTCGACGCGCTCGACGACGCGTCGCGCTGA